In Mangifera indica cultivar Alphonso chromosome 14, CATAS_Mindica_2.1, whole genome shotgun sequence, the DNA window TATTGCTGTTTTGGTGATTAATGTTCATGCTTACTGTTATTGGTGTAGCTGTTCTGTAAAGGCcatgcttttttattttttatttattttctctctttttagtTTCTTAAATTTCTAAATCATGGGATTAGGGTCTTGTTactggaaaaaataaaatattgttagtTTAAGCTATAATGccacatttataatattaaacatgAGAGGTGATAAAAAATCGTAATCCAATAAAATGTTTTatcgttttattttttttggccaaaggactccatttcacccaaggtttagtaaaaTGGCATATTATagtctattaatttaaaaaaagttaagtaCCCAcccatcaattaaaatttacagataaaattagaagtaaaaatattatttaataaaatatttttaaaaattaaaaatttattacattttctctttagaTTTAAAATCCAATGATTTATCCTCAATTCAAGGTCTAAAAAGTGGTTAAATCTcttatagagtttttttttctcttctctagtAATCATCTTCGATCgtcgatcttttcaaacttctCTTCTCTGATCAAAACATGTTAATCTTTGGCCAAAATtgtcaaacaaaaattattcatCTTTATCCGACAAAAATGCATGTCATCGTTATTTCTCCAATGAGAGAGAAAGATACAGTAAAGGTTGGTTTTTGGTCAAGATCGAGATGATTGTTAGagaagggaaaataaaatcctAGGGGGGTTTTGGTCACTTTCAAACCttgagttgaaaaaaattattagatatttaaatttaagggaaaatatgaaaaaattttaattttttaaataatgttattaaatgacatttttactttaaccctaacaaagaattttaacatataagtaaatatttaattttttaaaattaactaatgaGAAATAAATCCactaaactttaggtgggaaatagttctttggcttttttttttaatatctaattgaTTTTAACATTTTGATGTTAAGAGGTGATGGTGTTAGCTCataaaatagagaagaaaaaatttcttcCAAACCTTGAGGGTGCCAATGTAATTTAGTCCTACTGTTGTATATACTATTCTAACAATATCCataaaaatttaactctaaACTCGATTATGTTAGTCTcgaacaattaaattattattaactattcattttataaaattattattttacccttaaaaggGTAGTTAATGATCAGGTCAACTATGATTTATAAAtcacattataaaatatatgaccATGTTGGATTGTATTGACAAAGGTGCCGTGTTGCCCAATccaaccattttttatttttctagtgCAAGTATGATCATCGTTTAATGCAATTCAACTATCGAAATCACACCCAATGTGTAATTATACTATACTTGGTGTGATTTTGACTATAGATTATACCCTTTTAgctaataaatttgttaaaattatacatGTCTAATGTAACAACAATGTAGGAATTGTCTAAATGACACCAGATAAGTGCATCCAACACAATTGCATCTctctatatttgattttgatcgGAATCATATTTAACTTCCCCGTTGCATTACCACGATCCAACAATGaaactgttttttcaaatttcttatgttttaaaaaaaattatgaagagaAAATAACAGTAATGcctttgtattttattttcaatgagTCTAGTTTGGGTGGCATTTTGTAGTTTTCATATTCATGGGGTAGCAATGTTTGCTCAAACCTTAGTGGGAAATAGTaataagcaatattatatgaatatgtacatatataaatatattattatgtaattatataatattttatcattaattcgaaatcacttaatcatattataacacatctatatgtatatatatttatatataaaaaatatatacatataattctattaaatagtaattactcttaaatatttttaaaggatTATGATTGTTGAATTCGAAAATATGCTTATacaattgtttttaaataaataattatgattattattcatatagatttcttttttctaaaaatatatagattttgttacaatgttttaaattaataatcatgaataaaatcgtcatttttaatttaatttattaataaaaaataatttattgtcattaatttgagaaattatgagtttattattgaaatagtgcaaaataaaaaattaattataaatagaaTAAAGCTAGTGTACTTAGAAATCAGGAGATTTGTTTCTCCAAACGCGCCCACTCTTAAACCCTAAATCCCCCTCTTCAAAGTACTCAGCTCTCTCTGCTTTATTCGAGGCCTGCCGTCCTTTGTATTTCTTCGTCGGACCTAGCCGTCGTCCCTTTCGTCCCCAACTAAGCTTCTGCATCTTCGACACCGTTCTCTGTCTGTTCTTTACCCTCGGGTAATTTATTAACTTGGagttcaaaaataaatcaaattttagatataGGAAAATTCGATGAGTGTAGCAGCtctaaaataatgaatatatagataaataaaattaaggagAATAAACCAATCAAAGGCGGTGGGaattagaaaaaacaaatttaatttatttaaataaaacgaATGTAAATATAATGTTAGACGAAAAACATGAGGGCTTTATATATATTGACAATGTAGGGTTTGTCTCAGGATATCGAGAAGTGCTTGCCACCACGAGCGGCCATCAGAGCCATGGAGCAGCCGCACAAAGAGCACAGGGCTCGCCAAGCTGGCTCTTCGGCGAGGAAGAAGAAGGGGAAGTCTGATAAAAATAAGCAAGATAATAAGCAAAACCCTAAGGTTTTAAATTGTTTTCGGTTATTATTGATGGTTGATGATAGTAAAGTTATCTTGTTTTAGCTGTTTTGATTGTTTCGTATTGCTATTGTTTGTTGTAGGCGTTTGCTTTTACTTCATCTGTGAAAACAAAGAGATTGCAGTCGCGAGCTGTTGAGAAAGAGCAACGCAGGCTTCACGTTCCAACTATAGACCGTTCTTATGGTGAACCGCTTCCATATGTTGTGGTAGTCCAGGGACCACCTCAGGTTTGTTTACATGcttttttaggataaattgaAAAAGTTTCATCTTGTTTTTGTAACTCTGGATGGTGCTTTTTTGTTTGGTGGTGGCAGGTTGGCAAGTCTTTGGTAATAAAGTCTCTCATAAAGCACTATACTAAGCATAATATTCCAGAGGTCCAAGGACCGATAACTATTGTATCAGGTTTATGTTTTCTTTCACCTActgaaattttaagttaaaaagttattgcaatttagttttttatttttatttttagtctcTGATGAGGGATTGATGAAATTTGTTAGGTAAACAAAGGCGACTACAATTTGTAGAGTGCCCTAATGATATCAATGGCATGATTGATTGTGCAAAGGTTGCTGACTTGGCACTGCTTCTAATAGATGGAAGTTACGGGTTTGAAATGGTGAGATTATAGTTGTTGTATCATTTTCACTCTTGGTTACCACATGATGTTTCTTTGGGAAACCTTGCCTTTGACTTATTTGGGCTGGTAGGATTGGTACTGGTTTGATTGGTTGTTTTGGGCgtgtaaaataatttcaataatagaatatttttgtattaatttttatttcattagaAATGTTGTAGTTTGAATTATTGATGCTTTTTTTCAGAGTATTAAATGGTTGTACACCAAGCATAACATGATCAATTTGTCAATTGGCATGTTTGGTTTTACTATTTTATGCTGAGACTTTAATTGGCTTGCATCTTTTTTGTTCATGGAGCTGCCTgagttttccctttcttttcctGATCTTTTagttctttatcattttctgtTTTCCTGCTTTTAAGGATTGATCAACATTTCTTTTGTCTAgctaattaaaaacaatttggaGTTTCTATATTATTTCTCTCTGTTGCAGGAAACCTTTGAATTTCTCAATTTAATGCAAAATCATGGAATGCCAAGAGTAATGGGAGTTCTTACTCACCTTGATACATTCAAGGATGTGAAGAAGTTGAGAAAAACAAAGCAGCGTCTCAAGCATCGTTTCTGGACAGAAATTTATGATGgagcaaaattattttatttatcaggTCTCATTCATGGGAAGTAAGTATATCTTCACAGTTCCATTAGTTATGGATTTATACAAACTATCATAGGTAAGGTTAATTGTGCCTATTTCTTTCTTGATTTACTAGATACTCAAAACGTGAGATTCACAATCTTGCACGATTCATCTCTGTTATGAAGTTTCCTCCTTTGTCATGGAGAACTTCTCATCCTTACATTTTGGCCGATCGTTTTGAAGATGTCACTCCTCCTGAGAGAGTGCAGATGAATAAGAAATGTGACAGAAATGTCACACTTTATGGTTACTTGCGAGGttgtaatttgaaaaagggAACTAAGGTGTGTGTTTAAACCATCTAATATCACTATTTACATCtgcaattttttcttattaatgaaaatgctattttaacttttttttatttaaactaatgaTGGTGGGACTTTGCATCATGAGGGTTGTTCCTTGATCCTCTTGTACTGTAATGAATAATGATTTCTCGCTACATGTTCAAAATGGACTGGATCTTTGGATACAGTCTAAAATAAATTGAAGCAATGGATTAGAAAATACATATTGCTTTTTTCTCTACTCCTAGTTTTCTTCCTACATCATAAACTTATATATGTATTGCAACAAATGCATAAAGAAGTAAATCCTGGATGATAAGGCTTTGTTCTTTCTGTCATACATGGTTATGATTTGAAAAGGGAGGCTACCTTAGGCATCTTTTAGTCATTTGATGGCTGTGCAGTGTTGTTTATACATAAGCATAGTTCTTTATATAGAAATGTGAATATTTAAACCCAACTTAGCCATTAAGACTCCAATATTTTTGCTTATACAGAATTTATAAGGTAACATTAAGGATGGATTTATGTACAGTGGGTCAGAGAACGAGTTGAAAGCTACCGGATTCAAGGGCTTGATTTCGTTTGTTTCTATTAGGTTGGAAGTGTCTTTAAAAAATCAGTGGTCAGAGAGTCTGATTTTTAGAAACAAAGTAACAATTTCTCTGAGCATATTATTGAGTATACAACTCTTGAAATCATTTGAGGATTATGGATTTAGGTTAATGTTGAGATGTAGAGGAGATGTATATAGCATTTAAGCCTGCCCAACTGAATGTGACAGGCAAGCATTGATTTGTAGGACTTTTGGAGCAATTAAATTACAATGCAGTCATACATAACGTTTTTGTTTTTCACAAAAAAAGgaagatattttttcttttgtcaatCTGTagaaactttaatttgaatcataaacCACTTTTCTAGTTTGCAAAAGGTTGGGGAAGTGAAGTGCACCTTATATAGTTTTTTCCATGTATGAGTTTGGGATATTTCGTGTGCTTGAGTGGTCTTGATGTTTTGTGGTCATTAAGTTACCGTCGTCAGATCTAATTTAGATGCATGAGGTTTTAAAACATTATGCAATTTTGTATATTTCCTTCAAATAATTGTAACAGAAAAtgcataattcaattttttatttaccacCCTATATCTTTGCCCTTAGTTGGTTTTGTATGTCAAGCTCTAGTGGGCCACATCCTCAGCTTGATTCCTTGTCTTCAGCATTGACCATCacgttttttaattatattccttCTTTACATttgcaatatatttttttatttgttttacaaataataaaaaatgcaaACACCTTCTTAATTTAGACGTATAGAATGGTTGATTGGAATAAGATCTTCATTTTTGTCCCTTTCCTTTGGAAAATATGGTTAATTTACAATATGCTAGTGGTTAGATATTCCTTTATCTTGCTCCACTCCTTAAATTTTGTACATCTGTGTCCTAATTTCAGTTGTGAATCAGGTGCATATTGCTGGTGTTGGGGATTATAATATAGCTGGTGTTACAAGCTTAGCTGATCCGTGTCCTTTACCATCTGCTGCGAAAAAGAAGGGTCTCCGTGACAAGGAAAAGCTTTTTTATGCACCCATGTCTGGACTTGGGGATCTTCTGTATGACAAGGATGCTGTCTATATAAACATAAACGACCACCTCGTTCAGTTTTCTAGAGTTGATGACGAAAATAGAAAAACTATCCGGAAAGGTTTACTAGTTATTTCCTGTTCTCACTTTGTTTTGTTCCAttttttaacaaacaaaattcttttaGTTTGCTTATTTCACCTTTTTGTTGTTCATGTTCTGTGATGTATCAAAGTGGAAATATCTTTTTGTCTCTTTTCCAAgtctttaaattatattgaaaacatttttatacttataaattttgttgttatgttGTTTTAGATGATATATCTTTCTCAGAATGTGGGGCAATAGGAAAATATCTCAGATTTTCTTACGGGTTGcaacttttatcattttttttgttaatgtttttgtttGGTTGTTCCCAGGGAAGGATCAAGATGTGGGTGAGGTGCTGGTAAAGTCActtcaaaacacaaaatattcaATTGATGAGAAGTTGGAGAAGAGCTTCATTAATCTTTTCAGTCAGAAACCTAATACCTCATCAGAAACTTTAAATGATGCAAAAGACACTGATGAACAATCTGGGGCAGGAATTAAGAATGATGGTTTTGGAGATGAACATATTGATGATGTCCTGGATGATTTAGAGTACTCTGAACAAGATGAAGACgttaaaaatgatgaaattattgcAAGTGGAAGTTGTGGTTCTGATGAAGATGACTTGAAGGAACATGTAGAATTTAATAATGGAAGGCTGCGGAGAAAAGCTGTTCTTGGAAACAACATTGATAGTAGTGATTTGAAGGTATGGGGGCTGGGACTTGCTTCTTTCATAGAACCATTGACCTAAAGGGAAGGCGGTGGTGGAGTGTTATGAAACCGTGCAAATTTAATTTGTGTATTCAGATGCTTTTTATTCTTTCCATGCTTTaaaagtaaagaaatgaacACAGATTGCATTTTAGACAATTTTGGCACATTTAGGTTGTCCTACTTTTCATAACTGAATGTATTGAAGCCCACCTTAACTTCTCAATTGTTTGATAAGATCACTTCACTAGAGTAGTATTTAGAATTTGTGTACctcatatgtatattttaacTTGTAAAAATAATTCACATGGGATATCAAGAAATTTTTGGTTTGGAATCATGATGTTCGATATGCTTTTACTGTAGGATGAGGGTGATGAGgatgatgaggatgaggatgatgaCAAAGATGATAATGTAGATAATCATTCATCTTCTGGCTCAGATTTTTCAGATGGAGAGGATGATCAAATAGATGGTACCTTTTTCTAGCTTAAAGTCatagattaaatattttgtGCTGCAGTGTTTGTGCTTTTGAAAAGCTTCTGTATGATATTTGTAactatattttactattaagaATGTAGAAATCAGTTTAGTATGGGTAGAGGGAAGGATTGAATATGACAAACCTGATCCATgttttttgttggatttttgtATTTGTAACTGTTTGATAATATAGGTGGTCAAATTCTTATACAGACTTGCTTTCAGCATGGAAATTTCTCTATTTCTAAACTTGTCTAACTCATTGCTGTACATGAAGATGGCTTGGGGAATATATCAAAGTGGAAAGAGTCGTTGTTGGAGAGGACTGTCTCAAGACAAAATATCAATCTCATGCAGCTTGTATACGGGAAATCTGCGCCAACATCACTAACACATTCCAATGGAGTTCAAGACAGTAGTGAGGACGAAGAAAGTGATGACGATGAATTCTTTCGACCTAAGGGCGAAGGGAATAAGGTTTTTCCTGATGTTACTTTTACCATAAATTCCATAACTCTTTTTCAAAAGAGCTCCTTCTAAATTTGTAGGATGTTTAAActctatttgattattttaatattgttttgtgtGCTATAAATGGAACTTTGTTTCTTTCACTTACTCTTGTTGCCTGTAAATTACAGAAGTTGAGAGAAGGACTTGATAATGAAGATATCAATGCTGAAGATTGTTCCAAATTTAGAAgctatgaaaatataaaaaactggAAAGAGGAGGAAATATATGAAAACATACGAGATCGTTTTGTCACGGGTGATTGGTCGAAAGCTGCTCGCAGAAATCAAGGAACAGACAGTAACTTTGAGGATGATGAGGACGATGATGTATATGGTGACTTTGAAGATTTAGAAACTGGTGAGAATCATGAGAGCCATCCTAAAGATGATTCTAGAAATGGTACCATCCAGAATGAAGATGAATCAGCAATTGAGGAGCGGAGGTTGAAGAAGCTTGCACTTCGTGCAAAATTTGATGCTCAATATCCTTTTTACTTTTGACTGCTTCATACTTTTTCTTAAACATGTTATTCATATTTCCTGCCTTCTTCCCCGGCTGTCATTGATAGATTAATCCATTAACTTTGATGTAGTTGTAATGAATTGATGTCAATTATTGCTAATTTTGCTGTTATCCTCTCcatttttctgaattttctggttgcccttttttttttatgcttttcttTATCAATGCCATTTAGTATTTTCGTATCATTGGAGGTAGTACCTATATTTTGGTTTTCTGGTAACTTTTGCTGTctaatatattgaaataatgCTTCTGTCTTGACCTTAACTTCTCTTTTACGTATGATGGATCTGATTCAGCAGATgaggaaattgaaaataaacagGGGGCCAAGTTTCATCGTGGTCAACCCAATGAAGTTGGACTTGTTGACAAGGTATGTATTGTGGTTTTGATCATAAATTTCTGCTGCTGTTGAGTTTTGAGTGGTAAGTTTTGCTTGGTTCTTCCAGATGAAAGAGGAGATTGAACTTCGGAAACAAATGAACATATCTGAACTCAATGATCTTGATGAGGTCACTCGATTAGAGATTGAAGGCTTTCGGACTGGGACATATGTAAGATTGGAGATGCATGGTGTCCCTTTTGAGATGGTCGAATACTTTGATCCCTTTCATCCAATTTTGGTTGGAGGAATTGGCCTTGGTGAGGAAAATGTTGGATACATGCAAGTAAGAAGACATATCTTTTAATATTGTTCAATGCTGGCTTGTGTTCTTCCACTAAAtgtctttaattatttatatgtcttTGGAAAATTACTGCTCAGGAATTAGTAGAAGTTAATTGTAGGATATGATATCTTTAGGCTTATTTGTATGCGTTGACTGTGTAATAACTACTTAGTTTAAGAAACCTGATTGGTGGCCTACAGTTTACTACAAACACAAACCAGAATTAGAGGGTGAATTTGCTGTTTTGTTGTTATTCTGACTgataaaattaatcttttttcatTGTGTTTGTATTGATCTGTGTCTGATATGGCTTACAATTGCTTTTCTTCCAGGCTAGGTTAAAGCGACACAGATGGCACAGGAAGGTACTGAAGACTAGGGATCCTATAATAGTTTCTATTGGTTGGAGACGGTTCCAGACTGTACCTGTTTATGCCATTGAGGACCCGAATGGGAGGCATCGTATGCTGAAGTACACTCCAGAACACATGCATTGCCTGGCCATGTTTTGGGGTCCTCTTGCCCCTCCTCACACTGGGTTGGTTGCTGTCCAGAATTTGTCTAACAATCAGGTCAGTTTTTTTCTTGTGCTAGCGAcctgataaaaataaagatttctgGATCTAGAAAGGCTTCTTAAGAGTTTTCCTGTTAAGATGATGTGTCTTCTCATGCATAGCACCCCAATTACATGttccatatttttattgatgtgTTTATAACTCAGGATTTAGGACATTATATTCTATGCAGTGCtggctaaaatccaaataatatttgagttagCATGAGGCTTGATGAATAATGTCTTTCTAGAGCAGCCGTTACTATCTATATTTAGTTGATCATTACTATTTATGCTTAATGAATGAGACCTCACTTTCAACTACCTGATGGCCTTGATCAGTGTTAGCTATGTTTTGGTTACATAAAGTGCCCACTATCCGTTTTTGAGGTGCTGCAGCGCAGTTAAGGGATTTATTTGTCATATAGTTCATTACAACTGTGAGCATTTATGAATGTTGAAACCTCTGTTTGCTGTTGGGCTATctatctatcttttatttttcttttaccttttcctcttttaatttatattatcataatcaACTAATATCTTTAATTTGGATTTTTAGGCTGCATTTAGGATCACAGCCACAGCAGTTATACTTGAATTCAATCATGAAgcaaagataaagaagaaaattaaactgGTGGGTTATCCATGCAAGATATTCAAAAAGACAGCACTTATCAAGGATATGTTCACTTCTGATCTTGAAGTAGCTCAATGTGAGGGTAAAGAGGTTCGGACTGTCAGTGGAATCCGTGGACAAGTGAAAAAGGTATGTGTGAAATGAAGACATTTATCTTACCATCCTTTGACTTGCATCAATTGCATTTGCTTGTCATTAAGTAAATTATACTGAAAAATAACATGAATAGCTGTCTCTTTTATCTAAAGATTGTTTCCCCTTGTATGTGCTCTTTTTTTCTAACACATCAAAAGGGGAGAATTCTTTATCATAGCTGATCATTCCTCTTGCTGTGGTGAAGGCTGATCAACTTTTAACTGTTTATCTTGGCAGGCCGCAAAAGAGGAGATTGGTAACAATCCGAAAAAGAAGGGAGGGCAAACTAGAGAAGGGATTGCTAGGTGCACCTTTGAGGACAGAATTCTGATGAGTGACATTGTTTTCATGCGTGGATGGGCTGATGTTGAAGTTCCTCGCTTTTTCAACCCACTGACCACAGCCTTGCAACCTCGTGATAAAACTTGGCGAGGAATGAAAACCGTGGCTCAGTTGCGGAGAGAAAACAATCTTTCTATTCCTGTTAACAAGGATTCACTTTACAAGGTAATTTGTATCATTAAGCCTGTAGTTatatcactttctttttttcatattgcTCGTTTAGGGTAGCTTTCATGTGGTAAgttaaaatcattttcttttgtttgtgtCTTTCTGGCAGCCGATTGAAAGGAAACAAAGGAACTTCAACCCATTGGTGATTCCAAAGACATTACAGGTGGCTCTCCCATTTGAATCAAAGCCCAAGGATATACCTAGCCGGAAGCGGCCACTTCTTGAAAATAGAAGAGCTGTAATAATGGAGCCTCATGAGAGAAAAGTTCATACTCTTGTTcaacatcttcaattaattaGAAATGAGAAGGTATGTGCACCTTGatcaaaaaattatgtatacatacttGAACCCTAATGATCATAATGTCACAACTAGTATTTTCTTGTCTACTATTACACATCACATATTTCCagttacaaattttatatattcacaTATTTCATTGGGGGTTTTGCAGATGAAGAAACGGAAGCTCAAGGCGGAGCAGAAGAGAAAGGAACTTGAAGCAGAGAAAGCTAAGGACGAACAATTAACAAGAAAGCGGCAGAGAGAAGAAAGGCGGGAGAGATACCGTGAGCAAGATAAACTAAACAAGAAGATTCGGAGACATTCAGAGGCCTGATTTTCCCAACTACAAATGTTAATCTTGTCATTCTGGCTCAGGCAAATCTGATCAATGAAAGGTCAACTGTGGTGCACAAAATGACTTCTCAAGAATGGTAAATGCTGAACCTTGCAATCCTTTGCTGTGGTATCCCTTAAGGGCGATCCTTGACAGCAAGTCTGGTTGAGCTTGGTCAAAATCAATTCATGGCCATTGATTTGTTGTTAAAGCACCAATATCAACGAAGATGGACCAGAAGATCAAGCCTCTTGACCCCTTCCATTGACATTTAAAATGAACTCGAGCAACTTTCAGGAGTTGTACTATATTGTGTTGTAATTGTAACTATGTAGGTACATCatattaacatttttatgtCTGAGAGTAGTTTTTTGTCCACTCAggacaaaatattattttctgaGGCTTGAGATGTGAAAGAGGAAAGTTACAAAAGTTTGTGAAAGATAAGTTAGATACAATCTGAAAAGAATTATCTATTTCAATGGTACGAAACTAAGTATCTTTGCAGCGTCCTTAACTTGGTGTAACTTTCCCTTCACACTttctgaagaaaaaaaatcgaAAACGGCTCTTTTTATGCGCCTTACTTTCCATGGCATGGCATGTCATGGAACATTGGTCCATATCAACCATATCTAGTTGTGATTGAGGATCCCTCGCCAATGTCCTTCATCTCCATATTGTTCTCGTTGCTTGAGTTAGACAAGAAGGATTCCTCAGCTTGCAGAGGGTGGTTTTCCTTTGCTCATGTAAATTGGTGTACAATATTGGATAAGCAgatgaatcaaactcaaatcaaatataacttcAAATCCAAACCGTCTCGGTTCAAATCCTCTCCTAAATATATATCGCTATTCCATGAATCTGAGAGAGGATCTTTAATTACCATGCACTGTTGTTTGGGGAGGATCTTAAATTACCATTTATTGTTGTTCTGTGCGATCTACCTGTGTTCACTTGAGCTATCCGATAatgaaataagtttt includes these proteins:
- the LOC123196309 gene encoding ribosome biogenesis protein bms1 isoform X1, encoding MEQPHKEHRARQAGSSARKKKGKSDKNKQDNKQNPKAFAFTSSVKTKRLQSRAVEKEQRRLHVPTIDRSYGEPLPYVVVVQGPPQVGKSLVIKSLIKHYTKHNIPEVQGPITIVSGKQRRLQFVECPNDINGMIDCAKVADLALLLIDGSYGFEMETFEFLNLMQNHGMPRVMGVLTHLDTFKDVKKLRKTKQRLKHRFWTEIYDGAKLFYLSGLIHGKYSKREIHNLARFISVMKFPPLSWRTSHPYILADRFEDVTPPERVQMNKKCDRNVTLYGYLRGCNLKKGTKVHIAGVGDYNIAGVTSLADPCPLPSAAKKKGLRDKEKLFYAPMSGLGDLLYDKDAVYININDHLVQFSRVDDENRKTIRKGKDQDVGEVLVKSLQNTKYSIDEKLEKSFINLFSQKPNTSSETLNDAKDTDEQSGAGIKNDGFGDEHIDDVLDDLEYSEQDEDVKNDEIIASGSCGSDEDDLKEHVEFNNGRLRRKAVLGNNIDSSDLKDEGDEDDEDEDDDKDDNVDNHSSSGSDFSDGEDDQIDDGLGNISKWKESLLERTVSRQNINLMQLVYGKSAPTSLTHSNGVQDSSEDEESDDDEFFRPKGEGNKKLREGLDNEDINAEDCSKFRSYENIKNWKEEEIYENIRDRFVTGDWSKAARRNQGTDSNFEDDEDDDVYGDFEDLETGENHESHPKDDSRNGTIQNEDESAIEERRLKKLALRAKFDAQYDGSDSADEEIENKQGAKFHRGQPNEVGLVDKMKEEIELRKQMNISELNDLDEVTRLEIEGFRTGTYVRLEMHGVPFEMVEYFDPFHPILVGGIGLGEENVGYMQARLKRHRWHRKVLKTRDPIIVSIGWRRFQTVPVYAIEDPNGRHRMLKYTPEHMHCLAMFWGPLAPPHTGLVAVQNLSNNQAAFRITATAVILEFNHEAKIKKKIKLVGYPCKIFKKTALIKDMFTSDLEVAQCEGKEVRTVSGIRGQVKKAAKEEIGNNPKKKGGQTREGIARCTFEDRILMSDIVFMRGWADVEVPRFFNPLTTALQPRDKTWRGMKTVAQLRRENNLSIPVNKDSLYKPIERKQRNFNPLVIPKTLQVALPFESKPKDIPSRKRPLLENRRAVIMEPHERKVHTLVQHLQLIRNEKMKKRKLKAEQKRKELEAEKAKDEQLTRKRQREERRERYREQDKLNKKIRRHSEA
- the LOC123196309 gene encoding ribosome biogenesis protein bms1 isoform X2, with amino-acid sequence MEQPHKEHRARQAGSSARKKKGKSDKNKQDNKQNPKAFAFTSSVKTKRLQSRAVEKEQRRLHVPTIDRSYGEPLPYVVVVQGPPQVGKSLVIKSLIKHYTKHNIPEVQGPITIVSGKQRRLQFVECPNDINGMIDCAKVADLALLLIDGSYGFEMETFEFLNLMQNHGMPRVMGVLTHLDTFKDVKKLRKTKQRLKHRFWTEIYDGAKLFYLSGLIHGKYSKREIHNLARFISVMKFPPLSWRTSHPYILADRFEDVTPPERVQMNKKCDRNVTLYGYLRGCNLKKGTKVHIAGVGDYNIAGVTSLADPCPLPSAAKKKGLRDKEKLFYAPMSGLGDLLYDKDAVYININDHLVQFSRVDDENRKTIRKGKDQDVGEVLVKSLQNTKYSIDEKLEKSFINLFSQKPNTSSETLNDAKDTDEQSGAGIKNDGFGDEHIDDVLDDLEYSEQDEDVKNDEIIASGSCGSDEDDLKEHVEFNNGRLRRKAVLGNNIDSSDLKDEDDEDEDDDKDDNVDNHSSSGSDFSDGEDDQIDDGLGNISKWKESLLERTVSRQNINLMQLVYGKSAPTSLTHSNGVQDSSEDEESDDDEFFRPKGEGNKKLREGLDNEDINAEDCSKFRSYENIKNWKEEEIYENIRDRFVTGDWSKAARRNQGTDSNFEDDEDDDVYGDFEDLETGENHESHPKDDSRNGTIQNEDESAIEERRLKKLALRAKFDAQYDGSDSADEEIENKQGAKFHRGQPNEVGLVDKMKEEIELRKQMNISELNDLDEVTRLEIEGFRTGTYVRLEMHGVPFEMVEYFDPFHPILVGGIGLGEENVGYMQARLKRHRWHRKVLKTRDPIIVSIGWRRFQTVPVYAIEDPNGRHRMLKYTPEHMHCLAMFWGPLAPPHTGLVAVQNLSNNQAAFRITATAVILEFNHEAKIKKKIKLVGYPCKIFKKTALIKDMFTSDLEVAQCEGKEVRTVSGIRGQVKKAAKEEIGNNPKKKGGQTREGIARCTFEDRILMSDIVFMRGWADVEVPRFFNPLTTALQPRDKTWRGMKTVAQLRRENNLSIPVNKDSLYKPIERKQRNFNPLVIPKTLQVALPFESKPKDIPSRKRPLLENRRAVIMEPHERKVHTLVQHLQLIRNEKMKKRKLKAEQKRKELEAEKAKDEQLTRKRQREERRERYREQDKLNKKIRRHSEA